Proteins encoded in a region of the Streptococcus sanguinis genome:
- a CDS encoding efflux RND transporter periplasmic adaptor subunit, whose protein sequence is MKKLKKWQLFSIIGATIAVVAGAILFMFLNGGNPSEMPVDTTPLVQKAKEGSVASSVLLTGNVTASNEQYIYYDSTKGDLENVLVNVGDQVTAGQALVTYKSAEAQAAYDAAARAVSKADRQLHDLQTNGVTVNTTGDEEADGASEAQAQRSVESQAADLRDARADAVDNMNKAQATLNALTVTSTADGTVVEVNRDVSKSTTGATQTLVHIVSNGNLQIKGELSEYNLANLSVGQEVTITSKVYPDKKWTGKISYISNYPKDGQQAAAQPSGTGGSGTASGSKYPFTIDITSEIGELKQGFSVNIEVKNNTQGLIVPVSSVVMDGDKNYVWVLEKGVAKKTEVTLGNADAENQEISSGLTKDSKVIINPTDSLKDGQEVKSYEEAN, encoded by the coding sequence ATGAAAAAGTTAAAGAAATGGCAATTATTTAGCATTATTGGAGCTACGATTGCAGTTGTTGCAGGAGCAATTCTCTTCATGTTTTTAAATGGAGGGAATCCTTCTGAAATGCCTGTCGATACGACTCCGCTGGTTCAGAAGGCCAAGGAAGGTTCAGTGGCTTCTTCAGTCTTGCTGACAGGAAATGTCACAGCCAGCAATGAGCAGTACATCTACTATGACAGCACCAAGGGTGACTTGGAAAATGTTCTGGTCAATGTAGGCGACCAAGTGACTGCCGGTCAAGCGTTGGTAACTTATAAAAGTGCAGAGGCTCAGGCAGCTTATGATGCAGCTGCTCGGGCGGTTAGCAAAGCTGATCGTCAATTGCATGACTTGCAGACCAATGGTGTGACTGTAAATACAACCGGCGACGAAGAAGCAGATGGTGCGTCTGAAGCTCAGGCTCAGCGTTCTGTGGAGTCTCAGGCAGCTGATCTGCGCGATGCTCGAGCTGATGCAGTTGATAATATGAACAAAGCACAAGCTACTCTCAATGCCTTGACAGTGACCAGCACAGCAGATGGTACGGTCGTAGAAGTAAACCGCGATGTTTCAAAATCAACAACAGGTGCTACTCAAACCTTGGTTCACATCGTCAGCAATGGGAATCTGCAGATTAAGGGTGAATTATCCGAATACAATCTGGCTAACTTGTCTGTCGGTCAAGAAGTGACCATTACATCAAAAGTTTACCCAGACAAGAAATGGACTGGTAAAATCAGCTACATTTCCAACTATCCGAAAGACGGCCAGCAGGCAGCAGCTCAACCATCTGGAACAGGTGGCAGCGGAACAGCTTCAGGTTCTAAATATCCATTTACAATTGACATTACCAGCGAGATTGGTGAGCTCAAACAAGGCTTCTCTGTCAATATTGAAGTTAAAAACAATACTCAGGGACTCATTGTGCCAGTCAGCAGTGTGGTAATGGACGGAGACAAGAACTATGTTTGGGTCCTGGAAAAAGGAGTTGCCAAGAAGACAGAAGTGACGCTCGGAAATGCTGATGCTGAAAATCAAGAAATCTCATCTGGTTTGACAAAGGATAGTAAAGTTATCATCAATCCGACAGATAGCTTGAAAGACGGTCAAGAGGTGAAATCTTATGAAGAAGCTAATTGA
- a CDS encoding DUF3270 family protein: MHVRKYQQYDDPTDYYYQEIESEQTPLYQEYLPEAETSPRLSELFFFLNIAVFCVLTVLFSFVFLSLKMNTFMSFALAIASSLISIQSYRLFAKKRQTSK; this comes from the coding sequence ATGCACGTAAGAAAATACCAACAATATGATGACCCAACTGACTACTACTACCAAGAAATTGAATCTGAACAAACACCACTCTATCAAGAGTACTTACCTGAAGCAGAAACATCACCAAGATTAAGTGAACTCTTTTTCTTCTTAAATATTGCTGTGTTCTGTGTCTTGACAGTTTTGTTTAGCTTTGTATTTTTGAGCTTGAAAATGAATACATTTATGTCTTTCGCTTTGGCCATTGCTTCCAGCCTGATTAGCATTCAATCTTATCGCTTGTTCGCAAAGAAACGCCAAACTAGCAAATAA
- a CDS encoding YtxH domain-containing protein, with translation MGKFSSLLLGAVTGAAAAYFLTSKKGKETTDKVRDFVKEYQENPDDIHEAVVQSAKDFSNQAVSAIQQTKEKVEKGEITTETVIESVKETTKSVVDYSQDKFNEIKEKFDKEESSLAEEEPVIFEEEEEPSEEIIIDFGAEATEGQEEKAVETDSQEEK, from the coding sequence ATGGGAAAATTTTCATCACTGTTATTGGGCGCCGTTACTGGTGCAGCTGCTGCTTATTTTCTGACCAGTAAGAAAGGAAAGGAAACGACAGATAAGGTTCGGGACTTTGTTAAGGAATACCAAGAAAATCCTGATGATATTCACGAAGCTGTCGTTCAGTCTGCTAAAGACTTTTCAAATCAAGCTGTCAGTGCAATTCAACAAACCAAAGAAAAGGTTGAGAAAGGCGAGATTACAACTGAAACAGTCATCGAATCTGTCAAAGAAACGACAAAATCTGTCGTTGACTACTCACAAGATAAGTTTAACGAAATCAAAGAAAAATTTGATAAAGAAGAAAGCAGCTTAGCTGAGGAAGAACCTGTGATCTTCGAAGAGGAAGAAGAACCTTCAGAAGAAATCATCATTGACTTCGGAGCAGAAGCGACAGAAGGACAAGAAGAAAAGGCTGTTGAAACAGACAGTCAAGAAGAAAAATAA
- a CDS encoding cyclase family protein, giving the protein MTDLLKIYQELQEKKWVNLSHQIKEDSPHFPALPALEKKDIFTLKDGFHVQQFSVVGQYGTHIDAPIHFVEGGRWLEEIELKDLFLPLVVIDKSKEVAENPDFILGKQDILDFEAEHGQIEPGTFVAFRSDWSKRWPSQSAMRNLDEQEVQHTPGWGRDALEFLIKERGVKAVGHETFDTDAGIPTAEHGLLNEYYLLEQDIYQLEVMTNLDQLPAKGALISISFPNWHQASGSPVRAVAILP; this is encoded by the coding sequence ATGACAGATTTATTAAAAATTTATCAGGAACTACAGGAGAAAAAATGGGTCAACTTGTCCCATCAGATTAAGGAAGACAGTCCGCATTTTCCCGCTCTGCCTGCCTTGGAGAAAAAGGATATTTTCACTTTGAAAGACGGTTTTCATGTTCAGCAGTTTTCTGTAGTTGGCCAGTACGGGACTCATATTGATGCTCCGATTCACTTTGTGGAGGGTGGTCGCTGGTTGGAAGAGATTGAGCTAAAAGATCTTTTTCTGCCTTTGGTAGTTATTGATAAGTCTAAGGAAGTAGCAGAGAATCCAGACTTTATTCTGGGCAAGCAGGATATTTTAGATTTTGAAGCGGAGCACGGGCAGATTGAGCCAGGAACGTTTGTTGCCTTTCGCTCAGACTGGTCCAAGCGTTGGCCGAGTCAATCAGCTATGCGCAATCTGGATGAGCAGGAAGTTCAGCATACTCCAGGGTGGGGACGGGATGCTCTAGAGTTTCTTATAAAGGAGCGTGGTGTCAAAGCTGTGGGTCATGAGACGTTTGACACTGATGCGGGTATCCCCACAGCGGAGCATGGACTGCTCAATGAATACTATCTTTTGGAGCAGGACATTTATCAGTTAGAAGTTATGACCAATCTGGATCAATTGCCGGCCAAGGGTGCTCTCATTTCGATTAGCTTTCCCAACTGGCATCAAGCCAGCGGTTCACCAGTGAGGGCTGTAGCTATTTTACCATAG
- a CDS encoding peptidase U32 family protein: MARKLKRPEVLSPAGTLEKLKVAVRYGADAVFIGGQAYGLRSRAGNFTFEQMEEGVQFATRYGAKVYVAANMVMHEGNEEGAGEWFRRLRDIGIAAVIVSDPALIAIAASEAPGLEIHLSTQASATNYETLEFWKNLGLTRVVLAREVSMAELAEIRRRTDVEIEAFVHGAMCISYSGRCTLSNHMSMRDANRGGCSQSCRWKYDLYDMPFGQERKSLKGEVPEEFSMSAVDMSMIDRIPDMIENGVDSLKIEGRMKSIHYVSTVTNCYKAAVNAYLESPEKFEAIKQDLVDEMWKVAQRELATGFYYHTPTENEQLFGARRKIPEYKFVAEVVSYDADSQTATIRQRNVIHEGDQVEFYGPGFRHFETFITDLRDAEGNKIDRAPNPMELLTIHLEQPVEAGDMVRARKEGLINLYKEDGTSVTVRA, encoded by the coding sequence ATGGCAAGAAAGTTGAAACGACCAGAGGTGTTATCACCTGCTGGTACTTTGGAAAAGCTAAAAGTAGCTGTTCGATATGGAGCAGATGCTGTTTTTATTGGCGGACAGGCCTATGGTCTGCGCAGTCGGGCTGGGAACTTTACCTTTGAACAGATGGAAGAAGGGGTTCAGTTTGCGACTCGTTATGGTGCCAAGGTCTATGTCGCGGCCAATATGGTCATGCACGAGGGCAATGAAGAGGGAGCTGGTGAGTGGTTCCGCCGTTTGCGGGACATCGGGATTGCGGCTGTCATTGTTTCAGATCCAGCTTTGATTGCTATTGCAGCATCAGAAGCACCTGGTCTGGAAATCCACCTGTCAACTCAGGCCAGTGCGACCAACTATGAAACGCTTGAGTTTTGGAAAAACTTAGGTCTGACTCGTGTTGTCCTAGCTCGCGAAGTGTCAATGGCTGAGCTGGCTGAAATTCGCCGACGGACTGACGTTGAAATAGAAGCCTTTGTCCATGGAGCGATGTGTATTTCCTACTCCGGCCGCTGTACGTTATCCAATCACATGAGTATGCGCGATGCCAATCGTGGAGGCTGCTCGCAATCCTGCCGTTGGAAATATGACCTCTACGACATGCCTTTTGGTCAAGAACGTAAGAGCTTGAAGGGTGAAGTTCCAGAAGAATTTTCCATGTCCGCAGTTGATATGTCCATGATTGACCGCATACCAGACATGATTGAAAATGGAGTAGATAGCTTGAAGATTGAGGGACGGATGAAGTCTATTCATTACGTTTCTACGGTGACTAACTGCTATAAAGCAGCAGTGAACGCTTATCTAGAAAGTCCTGAAAAGTTCGAAGCTATCAAGCAGGATTTGGTCGATGAGATGTGGAAAGTTGCTCAACGTGAATTGGCCACAGGATTCTACTATCATACTCCAACTGAAAATGAGCAGCTTTTCGGAGCGCGACGCAAGATTCCTGAATACAAATTTGTAGCAGAAGTAGTATCCTATGACGCAGACAGTCAGACAGCGACTATTCGTCAGCGTAATGTTATTCATGAAGGCGATCAGGTTGAGTTTTATGGACCAGGCTTCCGTCATTTTGAAACCTTTATCACAGACCTTCGAGATGCTGAAGGTAACAAAATTGATCGGGCTCCTAATCCGATGGAACTCCTGACCATTCACTTGGAGCAGCCTGTAGAGGCTGGCGATATGGTGCGGGCTCGAAAGGAAGGCTTGATTAATCTTTACAAGGAAGATGGCACTAGCGTGACCGTCCGAGCTTAA
- a CDS encoding biotin transporter BioY — MNKNKAFLLALPAIGAAFLAVLSQLTISIGPVPITLQTFAVGLIATIFKPREAVLSVFLYLLLGAIGLPVFAGGSGGFQALFGPSAGYLWFYLLFSLVTSSLTHKDSPFYMIFIANVLGDALVFVGGILGLHFLGGLDFSKAIAVGLTPFILPDLLKMVFITIISIPIFKSLKFHSYFSEK, encoded by the coding sequence ATGAACAAGAACAAAGCATTTCTTCTTGCCCTCCCAGCTATCGGAGCTGCCTTCCTAGCTGTCCTGTCCCAATTAACTATTTCCATCGGCCCCGTTCCCATTACGCTGCAGACTTTTGCTGTCGGTTTGATTGCGACGATTTTCAAACCTCGCGAAGCTGTATTGTCGGTTTTCCTTTATCTGCTGCTGGGAGCTATTGGCCTGCCGGTCTTTGCTGGAGGAAGCGGTGGATTTCAGGCACTCTTTGGTCCGAGTGCCGGCTATCTCTGGTTCTACTTACTCTTTTCGCTTGTCACATCCAGTCTGACACATAAGGATAGTCCCTTCTATATGATTTTTATAGCCAATGTCTTGGGCGACGCTCTCGTCTTTGTCGGCGGTATCCTAGGACTGCATTTCTTAGGAGGTCTTGATTTCTCTAAAGCCATTGCGGTTGGTCTGACTCCTTTTATCCTGCCTGATCTGCTGAAGATGGTCTTCATTACCATTATCAGCATCCCTATTTTTAAGAGTCTGAAATTCCATTCCTACTTTTCAGAGAAATAG
- a CDS encoding CHY zinc finger protein — protein MIQVYGDVLDEETRCQHYHSERDIIALKCFACQKYYPCFLCHDRYENHAFLAYPVSRSEDRVVLCGHCRTELTISQYLGCEDACPICNHPFNPGCKKHRSIYFQTNK, from the coding sequence ATGATTCAGGTTTACGGAGATGTTCTTGATGAGGAGACTCGCTGCCAGCATTATCACAGTGAGAGAGATATCATAGCCCTTAAGTGCTTTGCTTGTCAGAAATACTATCCTTGCTTTCTCTGCCATGACCGCTACGAAAACCATGCTTTTCTGGCCTATCCTGTGAGTCGGTCAGAAGATCGAGTAGTTCTTTGTGGCCATTGCAGGACAGAGCTGACTATTTCTCAGTACCTTGGCTGTGAGGATGCCTGTCCTATCTGCAATCATCCTTTTAATCCAGGATGCAAGAAGCATCGATCAATTTATTTTCAGACAAACAAATAA
- a CDS encoding YdbC family protein: MTEFTFEIEEKLLVLSENDKGWTKELNRVSFNGAPAKYDIRTWSPDHSKMGKGITLSNEEFQVLVDAFKN, translated from the coding sequence ATGACTGAATTTACATTCGAAATCGAAGAAAAACTTCTGGTCCTGTCTGAAAATGACAAGGGCTGGACAAAGGAACTCAATCGAGTTAGCTTTAACGGAGCACCAGCTAAGTATGATATTCGGACTTGGAGTCCAGACCACAGCAAGATGGGCAAGGGAATTACACTTTCTAATGAAGAATTCCAAGTTCTCGTGGATGCATTTAAAAACTGA
- a CDS encoding peptidase U32 family protein, whose amino-acid sequence MKKIIITATAESIEQVEELLKANVDRIYVGEKNYGLRLPHNFSLDELNRISDLVHQAGKGLTVAVNALMHQEMMDKIKPYLDFLQEIGTDYITVGDAGVFYVLQRDGYKLKTIYDASTMVTSSRQINFWAKNAGVSEAVLAREIPSAELFKMPEILEIPAEVLVYGASVIHHSKRPLLQNYYNFTHIDDEKTRERDLFLAEPSDPQSHYSIFEDNHGTHIFANNDLDLMTKLIELVDHGFCHWKLEGLYTPGHNFVEIAKIFVEARDLIEAGKFSSDQAFVLDEAIHKLHPKNRFLDTGFYDYDPDMVK is encoded by the coding sequence ATGAAAAAGATAATTATTACAGCAACAGCTGAAAGTATAGAACAAGTTGAGGAACTTTTGAAGGCGAATGTCGATCGAATTTATGTCGGAGAGAAAAATTATGGCCTTCGTTTACCTCATAATTTTAGTTTAGACGAATTAAATCGAATTTCTGATTTGGTTCACCAAGCAGGAAAAGGGTTGACCGTTGCGGTGAACGCTCTCATGCACCAGGAAATGATGGATAAGATCAAGCCCTATCTTGATTTTCTGCAGGAAATTGGGACAGATTATATTACCGTTGGGGATGCTGGTGTTTTTTATGTGCTGCAGCGCGATGGCTATAAATTAAAGACCATTTACGACGCATCGACCATGGTTACCAGCAGCCGTCAGATTAACTTTTGGGCTAAGAACGCAGGAGTTTCAGAAGCTGTCTTGGCGCGTGAGATTCCTTCTGCTGAGCTTTTTAAGATGCCAGAAATTCTGGAAATTCCTGCTGAAGTCTTGGTTTACGGAGCTAGTGTCATCCATCACTCCAAGCGTCCTCTCTTGCAAAATTACTACAACTTTACTCATATCGATGATGAAAAGACGCGGGAGCGAGACCTCTTTCTGGCGGAACCTAGTGACCCGCAGAGCCATTACTCGATTTTTGAGGACAATCATGGTACTCATATTTTTGCCAATAATGACTTGGATTTGATGACCAAGCTGATAGAATTGGTTGACCATGGATTTTGCCACTGGAAGCTAGAAGGTCTATACACGCCAGGCCACAATTTTGTTGAGATTGCTAAGATTTTTGTAGAGGCAAGGGATTTGATTGAAGCAGGCAAGTTTAGCTCAGATCAAGCCTTTGTGCTGGATGAGGCGATTCACAAACTGCATCCGAAAAATCGTTTTCTCGATACAGGATTTTATGACTATGACCCTGATATGGTAAAATAA
- the gorA gene encoding glutathione-disulfide reductase, with translation MKEFDMIAIGGGSGGIATMNRAGEYGAKVAVIEEKKLGGTCVNVGCVPKKIMWYGAQIAEAIQHYGPDYGFTSDNHAFDFATLRKNREAYIDRARSSYDGSFKRNGVELIEGRARFVDANTVQVNGELIRAKHIVIATGAHAAIPNIPGAGYGETSDDVFAWEELPESVAIVGAGYIAVELAGVLHALGVKTDLFVRKDRPLRNFDSYLIDGLLQEMENSGLQLHTHKIPQKLEKLPDGQLKLYFEDGSSHTSQHVIWAIGRKPNVQDLNLEAAGVTLNERGFIAVDEYQNTVVPGIYALGDVTGEKELTPVAIKAGRTLSERLFNGKTNAKMDYSTIPTVVFSHPAIGTVGLTEVEAIKTYGAENIRVYTSSFTSMYSAVTQHRQQAKFKLITAGEDEKVVGLHGIGYGVDEMIQGFAVAVKMGATKADFDATVAIHPTGSEEFVTMR, from the coding sequence ATGAAAGAATTTGATATGATTGCTATTGGCGGTGGCAGCGGGGGAATTGCTACCATGAATCGGGCCGGCGAATACGGTGCCAAGGTTGCCGTTATTGAAGAAAAGAAACTGGGTGGCACCTGTGTCAATGTCGGCTGTGTCCCAAAGAAGATTATGTGGTACGGAGCCCAAATAGCTGAAGCTATCCAGCATTATGGACCAGACTACGGCTTTACCTCTGATAATCATGCTTTTGATTTTGCTACCCTTCGGAAAAATCGAGAAGCTTATATTGACAGAGCACGTTCGTCCTACGATGGTAGCTTCAAGCGCAATGGTGTTGAGCTGATCGAAGGCCGTGCCCGTTTTGTGGATGCAAACACTGTCCAAGTCAACGGTGAGCTTATTCGCGCCAAGCATATCGTTATCGCAACAGGTGCTCATGCTGCTATTCCAAATATCCCTGGCGCAGGCTACGGAGAAACTTCCGATGATGTCTTCGCTTGGGAAGAGTTACCTGAATCTGTTGCCATTGTCGGAGCAGGCTATATAGCAGTTGAGCTAGCCGGAGTGCTCCATGCTCTAGGAGTTAAAACAGACCTTTTTGTTCGTAAGGATCGTCCGCTGCGCAACTTTGACAGCTATCTGATTGACGGTCTGCTCCAAGAAATGGAAAACTCTGGGCTCCAGCTTCATACCCATAAGATTCCGCAAAAGCTGGAAAAACTTCCTGATGGCCAGCTCAAGCTCTACTTTGAAGATGGCAGCAGCCACACATCCCAGCATGTTATTTGGGCCATCGGCCGTAAGCCAAATGTTCAAGACCTCAATCTGGAAGCAGCTGGCGTAACTCTCAATGAACGTGGCTTCATCGCTGTCGATGAGTACCAAAACACTGTGGTTCCAGGTATCTATGCTCTAGGCGATGTAACAGGTGAAAAAGAATTAACTCCTGTTGCTATCAAGGCTGGACGAACTCTGTCTGAGCGTCTTTTCAATGGTAAAACAAATGCTAAAATGGACTACTCAACTATTCCAACTGTTGTCTTCTCCCATCCCGCTATTGGGACAGTCGGCCTGACTGAGGTAGAGGCTATCAAGACTTACGGAGCTGAAAATATCCGTGTCTATACATCTAGCTTCACATCCATGTATTCAGCTGTTACCCAGCACCGCCAACAGGCCAAGTTCAAGCTCATCACTGCCGGTGAGGATGAAAAGGTCGTTGGACTGCACGGCATTGGCTACGGAGTAGATGAGATGATTCAGGGCTTCGCTGTCGCTGTCAAGATGGGCGCTACCAAGGCTGACTTTGATGCCACAGTTGCTATTCACCCGACTGGCTCCGAAGAGTTCGTGACCATGCGATAA